The Egibacteraceae bacterium genomic sequence ACGGACCTTGTTACCGAGGACGGCGACCCGGGGGATCTGCAGCTCCTCGGCGAGGACCGCCATGCGCCGTGCCGTCTCCAGCGAGCGGTAGTAGGGCTCGGTCACGAGGAGCAGCTGGTCCACGTGGCGCGCGGTCCCACGGCTGAGGTGCTCCGGCGACGCCTCCATGTCCATGATCGTGGCGATCTCCCGCCGCATGCCGAGGTCGCCCAGCAGGGCGCCCACCACCGCGTGCGCAGAGCACAGGCAGCCTTCGTCGGCGTGCGCGGGCATGCCCATCAGCACGACCCGCACCCCGTCTGGGGCCAGCGTCGCGTGCTGCTCCAGGGCGTCATCCACCGTGGTGGTCAACGCGGTCCCGCCCAGACGCCGGGACACGAGCGCGGTGGGCATGCCACCAACTTGCGCGGCGGTCTCCCGGTCCACGCCGAGCGCAAGCGACAGGTTCGGGTTGCTGTCGGCGTCGATGCCGACGACGGGCCAGCCGCCGCGCGCGAGCGTCCGCGCGAGCGTGGCAGAGATGGTGGTCTTGCCGGCGCCACCCTTGCCGGCGAGCGCGATCCTCATAGCTGTGTCGAGTGGACGCGATCGACCAGCGTCTCGTAGCGGACCAGGTACATGCCGAGCAGCCGGTGGACCTCGCGCAGGGATCCGGCCCACGCGTGCAGCCAGTCCCGCCCCTCTTCGGTGAGGTCGTAGGTGCGCCGGGCGGGGCCGGAATCGGAGTGCTCCCACCAGGAGCGGACGAGCTGCTCCTGCTCCATGGCGCGCAGCGTGCGGTACAGCCCGCCCGGGTCGGCCTTCTCCATGCCCAGGACGCTGACCTGCTCCAGGAGCTCGTAGCCGTGCGAGGCACCCTCACCGAGCAGCAGCAGCAAGCACGGCCGCAGGTAGTTCCGGGGAAGCCCCCCGGGCGCGTCGTCTATGCGTGACGTTGACATCAGCGATCCCCAGCTGTCGGCGTCTAGTGCTCGTGCTCGTGCTCGTGCTCGTGGCTGTGCTCTCCGCGTGCCGCCGCGCAGGCGTCCGCCTCGTCGGGGGAGGCGTGGCACCAGCAGTCGGCGCTGCACTCGCCGTGTGTCGGGCGGGTGAGGTCGGCGAAGGAGGACGCGAACTCCGCGGCCCCCTCCTCGGTGCCCTGTGGCGAGAGGGTGAATCCACTCTCGGTGCGCTCCAGGTAGCCCTCCTCGACCAGCCGGTCGAGGTAGGTGACGCCGATCTCCGAGCCGACGCCGAGGAAGCGCTCCAGCAGGCGCGGCGTCACGACATCACCGAGCCCCTCGCCACGCAGCCAGAACATCACCTGGAGGATCTCGCTGCGCCAGAACAGGGCACGCA encodes the following:
- a CDS encoding AAA family ATPase; amino-acid sequence: MRIALAGKGGAGKTTISATLARTLARGGWPVVGIDADSNPNLSLALGVDRETAAQVGGMPTALVSRRLGGTALTTTVDDALEQHATLAPDGVRVVLMGMPAHADEGCLCSAHAVVGALLGDLGMRREIATIMDMEASPEHLSRGTARHVDQLLLVTEPYYRSLETARRMAVLAEELQIPRVAVLGNKVRSEGDAEAIGAFCERHSLELAAYVPWSDAVTEADSAGTPLIEQAPDGPAAQAVAALARSLQEYDEAHGSHAVREEVDAR
- a CDS encoding helix-turn-helix transcriptional regulator — its product is MSTSRIDDAPGGLPRNYLRPCLLLLLGEGASHGYELLEQVSVLGMEKADPGGLYRTLRAMEQEQLVRSWWEHSDSGPARRTYDLTEEGRDWLHAWAGSLREVHRLLGMYLVRYETLVDRVHSTQL